The Streptomyces sp. NBC_00102 genome segment GCGGCGTCTACCACGCGCTGATCGGCACCCTGGAGCAGGTCGGCATCGCCACCGTCATCTCCGCGCCGATCGGCCTGCTGACCGCCGTCTACCTCGTCGAGTACGGCAGGGGCGCCCTCGCCAAGGCCGTCACCTTCTTCGTCGACGTGATGACCGGCATCCCCTCCATCGTCGCCGGCCTCTTCATCCTCTCGATCATGCTCATTGCCGACCTGGGGCCCTCCGGTCTCATGGGCTCGCTCGCCCTGTCGATCCTGATGATCCCGGTCGTGGTCCGCTCCACCGAGGAGATGCTCAAGCTCGTCCCGAACGAGCTGCGCGAGGCGTCGTTCGCCCTCGGCATCCCGAAGTGGCGCACCATCCTGAAGGTGGTCCTGCCGACCGCGATCGGCGGCATCGCCACGGGTGTCATGCTCGCCATCGCCCGCGTCGCCGGTGAGACCGCGCCGATCATCCTGCTCGTCTTCGGCAGCCAGCTGATCAACACCAATCCCTTCAGCGACCCGCAGTCCTCGCTCCCGTACTACATCTGGGAGCAGTACAAGGTCGGTTCCGAGGCGTCGTACGACCGCGCCTGGGGTGCGGCACTGGTGCTGATCGCCTTCGTCATGATCCTCAATCTGGTGGCCCGCGGCATCGCCCGCTGGAAGGCCCCGAAGACCAGCCGCTGACCGCGGCCACGAAAGAAGCAGTGATTCAGATGGCGAAGCGCATCGACGTCAGCGGCCTCACCGCCTACTACGGCACCCACAAGGCCATCGAGGACATCTCGATGACCGTCGAACCCCGCTCCGTGACGGCCTTCATCGGCCCCTCCGGCTGCGGAAAGTCCACCTTCCTGCGCACCCTGAACCGGATGCACGAGGTCACCCCCGGTGGCCGCGTCGAAGGCAAGGTCCTCCTCGACGACGAGAACCTGTACGGATCGAGCGTCGACCCGGTCACCGTGCGCCGCACGGTCGGCATGGTCTTCCAGCGCCCCAACCCCTTCCCGACCATGTCGATCTTCGACAACGTGGCGGCGGGCCTGAAGCTGAACGGCAAGTACCGCAAGAACGAGCTGAACGACGTCGTCGAGAAGTCCCTCCAGGGCGCCAACCTCTGGAACGAGGTCAAGGACCGCCTGAACAAGCCGGGCTCCGGCCTCTCCGGCGGTCAGCAGCAGCGGCTCTGCATCGCCCGCGCCATCGCGGTCGAGCCCGAGGTCCTGCTGATGGACGAGCCCTGCTCCGCGCTCGACCCGATCTCGACCCTCGCGGTCGAGGACCTGATCGGCGAGTTGAAGGAACGCTTCACGATCGTCATCGTGACGCACAACATGCAGCAGGCGGCGCGCGTCTCCGACCGCACGGCCTTCTTCAACCTCGCCGGTGTCGGCAAGCCGGGCCGTCTCATCGAGATAGACGAGACGGAGCGGATCTTCGCCAACCCGTCGGTCCAGGCCACCGAGGACTACATCTCGGGCCGCTTCGGCTGATCGCCCGTCCCACCGTCCCCGCCGCCCGGACACTCTCCGGGCGGCGGGCACCGAACTGCCTCGCGGTGCTGCATGGCGGTGCCACCGCAAGGCGAAAGGGACCGCCCCCGTTCTCACTCGAGAGAACGGGGGCGGCCCCACATCCGGACACCGTCCGGTTCACGCGCTCGGAACGCTTCGGCGTTCGGGCCCTTCCGGGCCTCAGCCGAACAGCAGGTACACGATGCCGTAGCTTCCCGCGGCGACGAGCCCCGCCGCGGGCATGGTGATGAACCAGCCCAGGATGATGTTCTTGGCGACACCCCAGCGGACCGCGTTGACCCGCTTGGTCGCACCGACACCCATGATCGCGGAGGTGATGACGTGGGTGGTGGAGATCGGGGCGTGGAAGAGGAACGACGAACCGAACATGATCGACGCGCCGGTCATCTCGGCCGCGAAGCCCTGCGGCGGGTCCAGCTCGATGATCTTCCGGCCGAGCGTCCGCATGATGCGCCAGCCGCCCGCGTACGTACCGAGCGAGAGCATCAGCGCACAGACGATCTTGACCCAGACCGGGATCTCGTCGTTCGGACCCTCGACATCCGCGATGACCAGGGCCATCACGACGATACCCATCGTCTTCTGGGCGTCCTGGAGACCGTGACCGAGCGCCATGGCTGCGGCCGAGACCGTCT includes the following:
- the pstA gene encoding phosphate ABC transporter permease PstA; amino-acid sequence: MSHAPTGVQDRRTPSPGALSSRALPRWAPLGFAVAAIVLGVGIGAAAGLDSKIQWGLIAALLFLALSYVTTTVVENQRQAKDRLATSVVWVCFILAIVPLASLVWTTVSRGAKVLDGYFLTHSMAGVLSTEPGGGVYHALIGTLEQVGIATVISAPIGLLTAVYLVEYGRGALAKAVTFFVDVMTGIPSIVAGLFILSIMLIADLGPSGLMGSLALSILMIPVVVRSTEEMLKLVPNELREASFALGIPKWRTILKVVLPTAIGGIATGVMLAIARVAGETAPIILLVFGSQLINTNPFSDPQSSLPYYIWEQYKVGSEASYDRAWGAALVLIAFVMILNLVARGIARWKAPKTSR
- the pstB gene encoding phosphate ABC transporter ATP-binding protein PstB — protein: MAKRIDVSGLTAYYGTHKAIEDISMTVEPRSVTAFIGPSGCGKSTFLRTLNRMHEVTPGGRVEGKVLLDDENLYGSSVDPVTVRRTVGMVFQRPNPFPTMSIFDNVAAGLKLNGKYRKNELNDVVEKSLQGANLWNEVKDRLNKPGSGLSGGQQQRLCIARAIAVEPEVLLMDEPCSALDPISTLAVEDLIGELKERFTIVIVTHNMQQAARVSDRTAFFNLAGVGKPGRLIEIDETERIFANPSVQATEDYISGRFG